The Carnobacterium divergens genome includes a window with the following:
- a CDS encoding EbsA family protein produces MKNEATIRYRLSLEPAYQIIYWSISWTTFFISLIGILEVQRLNVVSILAAIIFILTAYIGLGSYLTINHTNMEFSYLRGMKKESIPLESIKKIKGHHLSQQIDFKTERPKFWFYFFNKKIKTQFYHRFATDYPAISLSEEFIKTPTYLDTSVFQNDQRD; encoded by the coding sequence TTGAAGAACGAAGCAACAATAAGGTATCGTCTTTCTTTGGAACCTGCTTATCAAATTATTTATTGGTCTATTAGTTGGACTACTTTTTTTATTAGTTTAATAGGTATTTTAGAGGTTCAACGGCTAAATGTAGTAAGTATTCTTGCAGCAATTATTTTTATTTTAACAGCCTACATTGGACTAGGATCTTATCTAACGATCAATCATACGAATATGGAATTTTCATATTTAAGAGGTATGAAAAAAGAAAGTATTCCACTTGAATCGATTAAAAAAATTAAGGGGCATCATTTAAGTCAACAAATTGATTTTAAAACAGAACGTCCGAAGTTTTGGTTTTATTTCTTTAATAAAAAAATAAAAACGCAATTTTATCACCGTTTCGCAACGGATTATCCAGCGATTTCTTTATCTGAAGAATTTATTAAAACCCCAACGTATTTGGATACATCGGTCTTTCAAAACGATCAAAGAGATTAA
- a CDS encoding ribonuclease HI family protein, protein MLKIYTDAATKGNPGPSGVGIVISGPKQFYQQLAIPLQENCSNHEAEFQALLIALQHIEKQHLLTETVMIYTDSKIVANSVERNYAKNDQFATYLKPIHHILNQIELSFINWIPEAQNKGADHLARQALQLKLKEKA, encoded by the coding sequence ATGCTTAAAATTTATACAGATGCTGCAACAAAAGGCAATCCCGGTCCAAGCGGCGTTGGCATTGTCATTTCTGGCCCCAAACAATTCTATCAACAATTAGCCATCCCTTTACAAGAAAACTGTAGCAACCACGAAGCTGAATTCCAGGCTCTTTTAATTGCCTTACAACATATAGAAAAACAACATCTTTTAACTGAAACGGTCATGATTTATACCGATAGTAAAATCGTAGCGAATTCGGTTGAACGTAATTATGCTAAAAATGATCAATTCGCGACTTATTTAAAACCCATTCATCATATTTTAAATCAAATAGAACTATCCTTTATTAATTGGATTCCTGAAGCACAAAATAAAGGCGCTGACCACTTGGCTAGACAAGCTCTGCAATTAAAGTTAAAAGAAAAAGCTTAG
- the nagA gene encoding N-acetylglucosamine-6-phosphate deacetylase gives MNLLIKNAHIIEDGTRKKVTIGIENQRIKQISTGNIECLEDTVVLDGKNQLLIPGMVDVHIHGANNFDMMDGTTESIQAVSKKCAETGCTSFLVTSVSSSLESLLKMIRSTKEVIGKEEGAKIAGIHLEGPYLNVLKKGMQNEKYLRHPNFEEMDLIFKEAGDLIKMVTIAPELPGGIDLIHYLTKRNVVVAIAHSNATYEEATQAFEEGASHITHCFNAMPAIHHRAPGLVAAALENDGVSLQAIVDGVHLHPGIIRLMHKIKGPNKLVLTTDALQAMGVGDGDYVFGGHQVSVKEGIARLQDGTLASSTITMNRSLKLSVDFGIPLSDGIKMASTTPANILGLNRIGEIKEGYIADLVLLDDAYDVSQTIINGVVYS, from the coding sequence TTGAATTTACTAATAAAAAATGCACACATTATTGAAGATGGGACAAGAAAAAAAGTAACCATTGGGATTGAAAACCAACGTATTAAGCAAATTTCTACCGGAAATATTGAATGTCTGGAAGATACGGTTGTCCTAGATGGTAAAAATCAACTTCTTATTCCTGGAATGGTGGACGTCCATATTCATGGTGCCAATAATTTTGATATGATGGATGGCACAACCGAAAGCATTCAGGCAGTTTCGAAAAAATGTGCTGAGACAGGCTGTACCAGTTTTTTAGTTACTTCAGTTAGTTCCTCACTAGAATCTCTTCTTAAGATGATTCGTAGTACTAAAGAAGTGATTGGAAAAGAAGAAGGGGCTAAAATTGCTGGAATCCATCTAGAAGGTCCCTATTTAAATGTATTAAAAAAAGGCATGCAAAATGAAAAGTATCTACGCCATCCTAATTTTGAAGAAATGGATCTTATTTTTAAAGAAGCAGGAGACTTAATTAAAATGGTAACCATCGCTCCAGAATTGCCAGGAGGAATTGACTTGATTCACTATTTAACAAAGCGCAATGTAGTAGTGGCAATTGCTCATTCAAATGCGACTTATGAAGAAGCAACGCAAGCTTTTGAAGAAGGTGCTAGTCATATTACTCATTGTTTCAATGCAATGCCCGCAATTCATCATCGTGCCCCAGGTTTGGTAGCAGCCGCTTTAGAAAATGATGGTGTTAGTTTGCAAGCCATAGTTGATGGCGTACATTTACATCCAGGTATTATTCGCTTGATGCATAAAATCAAAGGGCCCAATAAACTCGTGTTGACTACAGATGCCTTACAGGCAATGGGTGTGGGAGATGGTGATTATGTATTCGGTGGACATCAAGTATCCGTTAAAGAGGGCATTGCCAGACTTCAAGATGGAACGCTAGCTTCTAGTACCATTACAATGAATCGTTCACTAAAACTAAGCGTTGACTTTGGCATTCCGCTTTCTGATGGTATTAAAATGGCCTCTACTACGCCAGCAAATATACTAGGACTCAATCGTATTGGGGAAATTAAAGAAGGGTATATTGCAGATTTAGTACTATTAGACGATGCTTATGACGTATCGCAAACCATTATCAATGGAGTGGTTTATTCGTAA
- a CDS encoding DeoR/GlpR family DNA-binding transcription regulator, with translation MNQKDRLKTILELLEERKELSTEELMEELSVSKDTIRRDILVLLNQELVERYRGGISLPVMKEKIQTYTDRMIANAKEKDAIALKAIEEIKPHQVLFFDVSTTVQMIAEHLNHEQLLMVTQSVDNAFALSKKNKKSDVFLLGGLFDAQSHLIHGEATIEQLSTFLFDCAFIGAAGISTNGIFYSELTDIQMKKAIIKNAKKVCLVVDSSKIAVETSFKLAFSGIDLIISNQPFSKELKNKLEDQNIEIIITEE, from the coding sequence ATGAATCAAAAAGATCGGTTGAAAACTATTCTTGAGTTATTAGAAGAAAGAAAAGAACTCTCAACAGAAGAGCTGATGGAAGAATTATCGGTTTCTAAAGATACCATTCGGCGTGATATTTTAGTTTTACTCAATCAAGAATTAGTTGAGCGCTATCGGGGAGGGATTTCTTTACCCGTTATGAAAGAAAAAATTCAAACCTATACTGATCGAATGATTGCAAACGCTAAAGAAAAAGATGCAATTGCCTTAAAAGCAATTGAGGAAATAAAACCACATCAAGTTCTATTTTTTGATGTCTCCACCACGGTTCAAATGATTGCAGAGCACTTAAACCACGAGCAATTACTGATGGTCACTCAATCAGTTGACAATGCTTTTGCTCTTTCTAAAAAAAATAAAAAAAGTGACGTTTTTTTACTAGGAGGCTTATTTGATGCTCAGTCACACTTGATTCATGGAGAAGCCACCATTGAACAATTGTCTACTTTTTTATTTGATTGTGCCTTTATTGGTGCTGCGGGGATTTCCACTAACGGTATCTTTTACTCGGAGTTAACCGATATTCAAATGAAAAAGGCCATTATTAAAAATGCTAAAAAAGTATGTTTAGTTGTTGACTCTTCAAAAATAGCTGTTGAAACTTCTTTCAAATTAGCATTTAGCGGAATTGATCTGATTATTTCAAATCAACCGTTCTCAAAAGAATTAAAAAATAAACTAGAAGATCAGAATATTGAAATAATCATTACAGAGGAGTGA
- a CDS encoding carboxypeptidase M32 has protein sequence MGEQEKGFLELTKEIALLNEAVALLEWDSLTGMPEESSSYRGELVSYLASQAFEKSTSTEMVHYLSELHKNQSELSDELKKMVEKVQKEYDLNHKIPQNEYKDFIKVTSEADATWKKARETQDFKVFLPSLEKIIAYEKKFITYWKKDEATNYDVLLNQYEPGMTVAKLDKLFFELREGILAILAKIKENGTPPKTDFLTRFMSKENQKAFSTAVVKKMGYRFEAGRLDDTIHPFMQSMNRKDARITTRWDEHNYKMAIFGIIHEAGHGIYEQNISEKYDYTPLSGGVSMGIHESQSLFYEIVMGSDKRFWLDNYSLLQRYADGELDDVDFETFYKGLHETKSSLIRIEADTLTYPIHIIIRYEIEKMIFNDEVDVKDLPQIWNQKYQEYLGVTPTNDAEGILQDVHWSGGSFGYFPSYALGFMYAAQLQHTMAKEIDLEAIYKTGDYEPIRQWLTAHIHQYGAFKEPNELILEATEEALNPRYLLELQDKIYQMVYDY, from the coding sequence ATGGGGGAACAAGAAAAAGGTTTTTTAGAATTAACTAAAGAAATTGCTTTATTAAATGAAGCCGTTGCGCTGTTAGAGTGGGATTCATTAACTGGAATGCCTGAAGAAAGCAGTTCTTACCGTGGCGAATTGGTAAGTTATCTAGCGAGTCAAGCATTTGAAAAATCAACTTCCACTGAAATGGTTCATTATTTAAGTGAACTTCACAAAAATCAAAGTGAACTGTCTGATGAGTTAAAAAAAATGGTGGAAAAAGTTCAAAAAGAATATGATTTAAATCATAAAATTCCACAAAATGAATACAAAGACTTCATCAAAGTAACGAGTGAAGCGGATGCCACTTGGAAAAAAGCAAGAGAAACCCAAGATTTTAAGGTATTCTTGCCATCGTTAGAAAAAATTATTGCTTATGAAAAGAAATTTATTACCTATTGGAAAAAAGACGAAGCCACAAATTACGATGTTTTATTAAACCAATATGAACCAGGCATGACGGTTGCCAAGTTAGATAAATTATTTTTTGAACTAAGAGAAGGCATTCTGGCAATTTTAGCTAAAATCAAGGAAAATGGGACACCTCCTAAAACTGATTTTTTAACTCGTTTTATGAGTAAAGAAAATCAAAAGGCTTTTTCTACAGCAGTCGTTAAAAAAATGGGGTACCGTTTTGAAGCTGGAAGACTGGATGATACGATTCATCCGTTTATGCAAAGTATGAATCGCAAAGATGCTCGAATTACGACTCGTTGGGATGAACATAATTATAAAATGGCAATTTTTGGTATTATTCATGAAGCTGGACATGGCATTTATGAACAAAATATTTCTGAAAAATATGATTACACGCCGTTGAGTGGTGGTGTTTCAATGGGAATTCATGAGTCACAATCCTTATTTTATGAGATTGTTATGGGTAGCGATAAACGATTCTGGTTAGATAACTACTCATTGTTGCAACGCTATGCAGATGGCGAGCTAGATGATGTTGATTTTGAAACATTTTACAAGGGATTACATGAAACGAAATCTTCCTTGATTCGAATTGAAGCCGATACATTAACGTACCCAATTCACATTATTATTCGTTATGAAATTGAAAAAATGATTTTTAATGATGAGGTTGATGTGAAGGACTTGCCGCAAATTTGGAATCAAAAATATCAGGAATACCTTGGTGTAACACCAACCAATGATGCTGAAGGGATTTTACAAGATGTCCATTGGAGTGGCGGTAGCTTTGGTTATTTCCCATCCTATGCTCTAGGCTTTATGTATGCAGCGCAATTGCAACATACTATGGCAAAAGAAATTGATTTAGAAGCAATTTATAAAACGGGCGACTATGAACCCATTCGTCAATGGTTAACGGCGCACATCCATCAATACGGTGCCTTTAAAGAGCCGAATGAATTGATTTTAGAAGCAACAGAAGAAGCCTTAAATCCTCGCTATTTACTGGAATTACAAGATAAAATCTATCAAATGGTTTATGATTATTAA
- a CDS encoding THUMP domain-containing class I SAM-dependent RNA methyltransferase: MKNFQLVATAASGIEALVGREIKDLGYECQVENGKVFFEGGMRDIAKTNLWLRTADRVKIIVGEFNAYEFDELFEKTKALPWEDLLPMDACFPVAGKSIKSKLYSVSDCQAIVKKAIVNRLSDVYHRNTRLPETGALYQLEVALLKDKVTITLDTTGPSLFKRGYRTSKGGAPLKENMAAALVLLTSWRKDRPFYDPVCGSGTIPIEAALIGHNIAPGFNRSFACEEWDWFDEEIFKEVRTEAESLADYDIELDIVGSDIDGKMIEFAKENAIEAGLGDSITFKQMQLSDFTTDKEYGVIIANPPYGERLGEEEAVQTLYKQMGTTYRPLKTWSKYILTSDLTFESYYGERATKKRKLYNGALRTDFFQYWGERPPRAPRT, translated from the coding sequence ATGAAAAATTTTCAACTTGTTGCGACTGCAGCTAGTGGAATCGAAGCTTTAGTAGGCCGAGAGATCAAAGATTTAGGGTATGAATGTCAAGTGGAAAACGGGAAAGTATTTTTTGAAGGTGGCATGCGTGATATTGCTAAAACCAACTTATGGTTGCGTACGGCCGATCGTGTGAAAATTATCGTTGGTGAATTTAATGCCTATGAGTTTGATGAGTTGTTTGAAAAAACAAAAGCATTGCCTTGGGAAGACTTATTGCCAATGGATGCCTGTTTCCCAGTTGCTGGTAAATCAATCAAATCTAAATTATATAGCGTTTCAGATTGCCAAGCTATCGTAAAAAAAGCCATTGTAAACCGACTAAGTGACGTGTACCATCGTAATACGCGTTTGCCAGAAACAGGTGCATTGTATCAGTTAGAAGTGGCTTTATTAAAAGATAAAGTAACAATTACATTAGATACAACGGGACCAAGTTTATTTAAACGAGGATACCGTACTTCAAAAGGTGGGGCACCGCTAAAAGAAAATATGGCGGCTGCTTTAGTATTGCTAACATCTTGGAGAAAAGACCGTCCATTTTATGATCCTGTATGTGGGAGTGGGACAATTCCAATCGAAGCAGCATTAATTGGTCATAACATTGCACCAGGATTCAATCGCAGTTTTGCTTGTGAAGAGTGGGATTGGTTTGACGAGGAGATTTTTAAAGAAGTTCGTACAGAAGCTGAATCTTTAGCAGATTACGATATTGAATTAGATATTGTGGGAAGCGATATTGATGGGAAAATGATTGAATTTGCAAAAGAAAATGCGATTGAAGCAGGTCTAGGAGACAGCATTACCTTTAAACAAATGCAGTTAAGTGATTTTACCACAGATAAAGAATATGGCGTAATTATAGCAAATCCACCATACGGTGAGCGTTTAGGAGAAGAAGAAGCCGTTCAAACGCTATACAAACAAATGGGGACAACCTATCGTCCGTTAAAAACATGGAGTAAATATATTTTAACAAGCGATTTAACATTTGAAAGTTACTATGGAGAACGAGCAACGAAAAAACGTAAGCTTTACAATGGCGCACTTCGTACCGATTTCTTCCAGTATTGGGGCGAACGTCCACCAAGAGCACCAAGAACTTAA
- the gpsB gene encoding cell division regulator GpsB, with the protein MANRNLTTKDILQKEFKTSMRGYSPAEVDEFLDNVIRDYESYNKEITQLKAEHERLLSKVDELTKQATIAKPTYSSQPNNTVTNFDILKRLSNLERHVFGSKLDENEEV; encoded by the coding sequence ATGGCAAATAGAAACTTAACAACTAAAGATATCTTACAAAAAGAATTTAAAACAAGCATGCGTGGCTATAGTCCAGCAGAAGTCGATGAATTTTTGGATAATGTGATTCGAGATTATGAATCTTACAATAAAGAAATCACGCAGTTAAAAGCTGAACATGAACGTCTTTTAAGTAAAGTAGATGAGTTGACAAAACAAGCAACAATTGCAAAACCAACGTATTCTTCACAACCTAACAATACTGTAACAAACTTTGACATTCTGAAACGTTTATCTAATCTAGAACGACATGTGTTTGGTTCAAAATTAGATGAAAATGAAGAAGTCTAA
- a CDS encoding DUF1273 domain-containing protein, translating into MANLVISGYRSFELGVFKEDDPKVAVIKKCLSQEITQLIENNQVEWILIGGQSGVEQWAAEVVQELKKDYPQIKYSVIFPFYEFGSNWNETNQLKLQKIKQAADYTDSTSHKPYESPVQLKNHQQFLLDHSELALLVYDPEFEGKTKYLYEAIQRKQEKTTYECLLIDFDQLQNQTFE; encoded by the coding sequence ATGGCAAATTTAGTAATTAGCGGTTATCGTTCTTTTGAATTAGGTGTTTTTAAAGAAGATGATCCTAAGGTTGCCGTCATCAAAAAATGTTTATCACAAGAAATAACACAACTAATTGAAAACAATCAAGTTGAATGGATTCTAATTGGAGGTCAATCAGGTGTGGAACAATGGGCAGCTGAAGTTGTACAGGAATTAAAAAAAGACTATCCTCAAATAAAATATAGCGTTATTTTTCCATTTTATGAATTTGGATCAAATTGGAATGAAACCAACCAATTAAAATTACAAAAAATTAAACAAGCAGCTGATTATACAGACAGCACCTCTCACAAACCTTATGAAAGTCCCGTGCAATTAAAAAACCATCAACAATTTTTATTAGATCACAGTGAGTTAGCGTTACTTGTTTACGACCCTGAATTTGAAGGGAAAACAAAATACTTATATGAAGCAATCCAAAGAAAACAAGAAAAAACAACGTACGAATGTTTGCTAATCGACTTCGATCAATTGCAAAATCAGACATTTGAATAA
- the recU gene encoding Holliday junction resolvase RecU — MAIGYPNGKSYSHSAENNKKNQVKKTSHSFSKRGMTLEDDINASNESYLSRNKAVIHKKPTPVQIVQVDYPKRSAAVIKEAYFRQASTTDYNGVYQGFHLDFEAKETQNKQSFPLKNFHEHQILHMKQCLAQQAICFVIMKFTSVNRLFLLEARFLIDYWDLKNNEGRKSIPLEELEKNGYELYYGLSPRIPFLDVVDILIEKSFSKESNNHDKR; from the coding sequence TTGGCTATTGGATATCCAAATGGTAAAAGCTATTCTCATAGTGCCGAAAATAACAAAAAAAATCAAGTAAAAAAGACATCCCATTCTTTTTCCAAAAGAGGAATGACTTTGGAAGATGACATTAACGCCAGTAATGAAAGTTATTTATCTCGAAATAAAGCGGTGATTCATAAAAAACCAACGCCTGTCCAAATTGTACAAGTTGATTACCCAAAACGCAGTGCCGCAGTTATTAAAGAAGCCTACTTCAGACAAGCTTCTACTACGGATTATAATGGTGTTTATCAAGGGTTCCATTTAGACTTCGAGGCAAAGGAAACACAAAACAAGCAATCCTTTCCATTAAAAAACTTTCATGAACATCAAATTTTGCATATGAAACAATGTCTAGCTCAGCAAGCCATTTGTTTTGTAATCATGAAATTTACCAGCGTTAATCGGCTTTTTTTATTAGAAGCTCGCTTTTTGATTGACTATTGGGATTTAAAAAACAATGAAGGTAGAAAGTCAATTCCATTAGAAGAACTTGAAAAAAATGGTTATGAACTGTATTATGGATTATCTCCACGTATTCCATTTTTAGATGTGGTAGATATTTTAATAGAAAAAAGCTTTTCAAAGGAGTCGAACAATCATGACAAGCGATAA
- a CDS encoding transglycosylase domain-containing protein — translation MTSDNEEMSRVANKKPKKGGKMKLWKKILLSLIGIGVLVLLAGIGLFAYYASSAPNLTEKELNGSFSTKLLDSKGNVFKEIGGENREIVDGDQIPQSLKDAVISIEDRRFYKHIGIDPIRIGGAVLANFKGGFASQGGSTLTQQLVKLSVFSTKSSDQTLKRKAQEAWLSLKLERKYSKEQILDFYVNKVYLANNVYGVGKASQYYFGKPLNEISLSQAALLAGMPQAPNSYNPYTNPDEALARRNMVLDAMASNNKITTAERDAAKAEPINSGLVDHTEETSDNLVIDAYLKEVIEEVSKKTDVDIYTDGVTVHTNLDMDAQQHLYDTLNTENYVKYPDDQIQAGVSMVDVNTGQIKALGGSRKQTAELGLNRATDLQRSIGSTMKPLADYAPAIENLNYSTYQQVVDAPYTYSDGKTQIRNYDKGYKGQMSIREALIDSRNIPALKTLQAVGLDKSNEFLKKVGINIKQPDGYEGLVESNAIGGDVSPVQLSASYAAFANGGTYYKPYAVNKVVLQNKQEIDLTSKGETAMKDSTAYMMTDMLKDVIKKGTGTAADIPGLAQAGKTGTTNYDDKIADKFPSTSSPDAWFSGYTTNYSISVWVGYDDPNADNHDLNPNSQKLPARIYKELMTHVSKDIETKDWKKPATVVSSPVLNGSNPAAKPGPNVSSSNIVTELFVKGTAPTNTSNGTSNTPESLPAPTGLSASYNQGTDAISISWDSYKASSKNAKVSYLLNVNGQTYETSDLSYTVQKPASGTNAISLVASVGGQRSAAASTSVQVDSKAAESSSESVVESIEPPASSEASSEIVPPESSSSEASSSTPPPDTSSGGNGSESSSTEIPTGTRNKNFSALGKFLWIFNRN, via the coding sequence ATGACAAGCGATAATGAAGAAATGTCACGTGTAGCAAATAAAAAACCAAAAAAAGGTGGAAAAATGAAATTATGGAAGAAAATCCTACTTTCACTGATTGGAATTGGCGTTCTTGTGCTACTAGCAGGAATCGGCTTGTTTGCCTACTATGCTTCTTCTGCACCTAATTTAACAGAAAAAGAACTAAACGGTTCCTTTTCAACTAAACTTTTAGATAGCAAAGGAAATGTTTTTAAAGAAATCGGTGGCGAAAACAGAGAAATTGTTGACGGAGACCAAATTCCTCAATCGTTAAAAGATGCGGTCATTTCAATCGAGGACCGTCGTTTCTATAAACATATCGGAATCGATCCAATTCGTATTGGTGGTGCTGTCCTTGCTAACTTTAAAGGCGGTTTTGCTTCACAAGGCGGGAGTACTTTAACCCAACAATTGGTGAAACTTTCTGTCTTTTCAACAAAATCTTCTGATCAAACGTTAAAAAGAAAAGCTCAAGAAGCATGGCTATCACTAAAATTAGAACGTAAATACTCAAAGGAACAAATTTTAGATTTCTATGTCAATAAAGTTTACTTGGCAAATAATGTTTACGGCGTTGGAAAAGCCAGTCAATATTATTTTGGGAAACCATTGAATGAAATCAGTTTATCTCAAGCTGCCCTACTTGCTGGAATGCCTCAAGCTCCAAATAGCTACAACCCTTATACCAATCCAGATGAAGCTTTGGCTCGTCGAAACATGGTACTGGACGCTATGGCAAGCAACAACAAAATTACTACCGCTGAACGTGATGCTGCTAAAGCAGAACCTATTAATAGCGGTTTAGTAGATCACACAGAAGAAACTTCTGATAATCTAGTAATTGACGCATATTTAAAAGAAGTAATTGAAGAAGTATCAAAGAAAACAGACGTTGACATTTATACTGATGGTGTCACGGTTCATACCAATCTTGATATGGATGCACAACAACATTTATATGACACCTTAAATACTGAAAACTATGTTAAATACCCCGACGATCAAATTCAAGCGGGTGTTTCAATGGTTGATGTGAATACAGGTCAAATTAAAGCTCTTGGTGGAAGTCGCAAACAAACTGCTGAACTAGGACTGAATCGTGCAACTGATTTGCAACGAAGTATTGGTTCAACCATGAAACCACTAGCAGATTATGCTCCAGCAATTGAAAATTTAAATTATTCAACTTACCAACAAGTCGTTGACGCGCCTTACACTTATTCAGATGGAAAAACACAAATTAGAAACTATGACAAGGGCTATAAAGGTCAAATGTCTATCCGAGAAGCACTAATTGATTCTCGTAACATCCCTGCCTTAAAAACATTGCAAGCAGTTGGCTTAGATAAATCAAATGAATTTTTGAAAAAAGTCGGCATCAATATTAAACAGCCTGACGGTTATGAAGGGCTTGTTGAATCAAATGCAATTGGGGGCGATGTTTCTCCTGTTCAACTATCTGCATCCTACGCAGCTTTTGCAAATGGTGGTACGTACTATAAACCATACGCCGTGAACAAAGTCGTTTTACAGAATAAACAAGAAATTGATTTAACCTCCAAAGGCGAAACCGCTATGAAAGATTCCACTGCCTATATGATGACGGATATGTTAAAAGATGTCATTAAAAAAGGTACGGGTACAGCCGCTGATATTCCTGGCTTAGCTCAAGCTGGTAAAACGGGTACAACGAACTATGACGATAAAATCGCAGATAAGTTTCCTAGTACTTCCTCACCAGACGCTTGGTTTAGTGGGTATACAACGAACTACTCTATCTCGGTTTGGGTTGGTTATGATGATCCAAATGCGGATAATCATGATTTAAATCCAAATTCTCAAAAATTACCTGCTCGTATTTATAAAGAATTAATGACTCATGTTTCAAAAGATATTGAAACAAAAGATTGGAAGAAACCTGCAACGGTTGTTTCTTCACCCGTTTTAAATGGTAGTAACCCTGCTGCTAAACCTGGTCCGAATGTTTCAAGTAGCAACATTGTAACTGAATTATTTGTTAAAGGAACCGCACCGACAAATACGTCAAATGGGACAAGTAATACACCTGAATCATTGCCTGCTCCAACTGGTTTGTCAGCAAGTTACAATCAAGGAACAGATGCCATTTCTATCTCTTGGGATAGTTATAAAGCTTCAAGTAAAAATGCTAAAGTTAGTTACCTCTTAAATGTTAATGGACAGACTTACGAAACAAGTGATCTCTCCTACACCGTTCAAAAACCAGCAAGTGGTACGAACGCTATTTCATTGGTAGCTTCCGTTGGAGGACAAAGAAGCGCGGCCGCTTCAACTAGTGTTCAAGTAGATTCTAAAGCTGCTGAAAGTTCCAGTGAATCTGTAGTAGAATCCATTGAGCCACCTGCAAGTAGCGAAGCTAGCTCAGAAATTGTACCTCCTGAATCAAGTAGTAGCGAAGCAAGTTCTAGCACACCACCACCAGATACCAGCTCTGGTGGCAATGGTTCTGAATCCTCTTCGACAGAAATTCCAACAGGTACTCGAAATAAAAATTTTAGTGCACTAGGAAAATTTTTATGGATTTTCAACCGAAATTAA
- the nth gene encoding endonuclease III: MYSKVKTIHAIDVMGEMFPNAKCELVHDNAFHLLIAVMLSAQATDISVNKVTPNLFKKYPTPADFLSVPVEELMNDIKTIGLYRNKAKHIQGCCRKLLEEFNGEVPQTRAELMSLPGVGRKTANVVLGDAFGVPAIAVDTHVERVTKRLGICRIKDSVLQVEETMMEKLPAKMWVDAHHRLIFFGRYHCTARSPKCEICPLLTQCREGKQRMGL, translated from the coding sequence TTGTACTCAAAAGTAAAAACCATTCATGCAATTGATGTGATGGGGGAGATGTTTCCAAACGCAAAGTGTGAATTGGTACATGATAATGCGTTTCACTTATTAATTGCAGTAATGCTAAGTGCTCAAGCAACGGATATTTCAGTGAATAAGGTTACACCAAATCTTTTTAAAAAATATCCTACCCCAGCTGATTTTTTATCGGTTCCTGTAGAAGAACTAATGAATGACATTAAAACAATTGGTCTATATCGAAATAAAGCCAAACATATTCAAGGATGTTGTCGGAAACTATTGGAAGAATTCAATGGGGAAGTCCCGCAAACGAGAGCAGAACTTATGAGTTTACCAGGTGTCGGTCGAAAGACAGCTAACGTAGTTTTAGGAGATGCTTTTGGCGTACCTGCAATCGCTGTTGACACTCATGTAGAACGTGTGACAAAACGATTAGGGATATGCCGAATTAAGGACAGTGTATTGCAAGTAGAAGAAACGATGATGGAAAAACTTCCGGCTAAAATGTGGGTAGATGCCCACCACCGTTTGATTTTTTTTGGGCGTTACCACTGCACTGCAAGAAGTCCAAAATGTGAGATATGTCCATTACTAACCCAATGTAGAGAAGGAAAACAACGTATGGGGCTTTAA